ACGGAAGTGGGAGTTTCGACTTCGGCAGCCGAGTTTCAGGTCCGCATTCGGTAAGCATTTCTAACTATTTTCGTATTCTCCTTCAGATCTGTAAAGATCCGTTGATGGCCGGACATATGTGTTGTCGCAGGTAGTGGCGGTGAAGTGGCAGGGGTTCCGGCAAGGTGGTGTCGGGTGGATGGGTTCGAGCGAGAGAGAAAGGAGCggtgagagagagagggggtttGGGAGAGAAAGGCAGCGCCGACCACCTCCCTCCAGTGGCGCGACGGTGAACGGCGACAGGCCGTTTTACCAGCGTCGGGACCGACGACGGCGAGTGGTGGTTGTATTTGGTTCGGATTCGGCTAAGCGCGGGTCAACTCGTTTTGGGTTCGTTTCGGTTCGGGTTTGGGTCCGCTTGGGGTCAACGTTAGTCAACAACAAATTGGGTTCGGTTCGGGTCAACAAGTCAACGGTTTAGTTTTGGAAGTTCCGATTCGAGTCCGATCAACTCAGTCAACATGGGTCAAaacccggtcaactcagtcaaactCGGTCAACGTTGGTCAACGGGTCAACTGCTGGTCAATGCAGTCAACACAGTCAACTTAAGGCCCGGTAAACCGTTAAAGACGCGAAATTTATTATATTTCTTATAAATATCATTTATGCGCGGAACCGAGCTTGACCGGACCGATTAAAATTATACACTGTCAAAGTTTCGAGATAATAACATTTAATTATTTCACCTATCGATCGATTACGCGAAagtattgtgtgtgtgtgtgtatgtatatagggtcaggatttagagaaaacgctcaaaagtgtgagaacgaagagaacgcttatggatcgtcagatcaaaacaatctatggactggatgacgcggtggcatttttgtaataaaatcacTTTAATTAATCTGgtgcgcttcattaagggtaaaagggtctttgacttaacataaaacgccaaactcacgCTATTAAAATCCCGCCTCAACACACGTAGCACACTTCATCATAATATAATGccatagatataaaacgccaaactttgtttttaaccgaTAAAGCTGAACAAGCAGTACTAAAACGACGGAACTTTATTACTAGCATTTACTGTAATAAAAGTTGCGCCTAAAATACGCGCCAAAAACTTCCTATATAAACAAACTCTCAGAACTACTAAAATCCACACCAAAACCACAAAAACCTATATTTTCCTCTATACTATTCATCttataaacgccaaaaaaacCAAAATATCAAAGATTCAAATCCATGTTTCTTTGATATACACTATTTTCTCAATAAATTTTCGCTCTATATAATGAGCAAGATCCTCAAtataaacgccaaaacatacaaaaaccacAAAACTTCAAAAAAGCCATTTCATGGAGATACTGTTTTTGTTCTCTATAAAGTTTAGCTAAACGGGATGGATAACATTGTTACACATCTTTCttgactgaggattaacaatgttatccatttcattcagcaaaacattattgagtttagcACGACCAAAATTAGAAGTTTATGGTagttttatttagtggcgttcttgttttttttttttttggtgtttgaTTTCCTTGCCCGatcttatattgtttgttatttaaTTTCGAAGTAGTATGTTATGAACAAAGAggtagaaaaaagaaaaagatgcaaaaaaatgattttaaaacgCCAAACTGAGAAATGTCTGTGTTCTATATGATTGAAATAAAAAAAGACGCCAAACTACTCTACACTGGCTCTCGAAGACCATCTGTATGTGTTGTGTAAGAAtgataaatacaaaacgccaaactactctTCACTGGCTCTCGAATACCTTGTCGATCTTCTTTTAATTACGGCATGTTTGCATGTTGATGCGTAGTGTCCATAGGCTTTGCAGTTCTGACACTGTCTTTCTTTGGCCCCGGGTTTCGACTTTGATTTATTTTTGTCGATTGCTATCTCCTGTTTAGATTTCAGGCGCTTCTGAGAACCAAAACCTTTGGATTTATAACCTACAGGGACTCTTATCAGATTCTTGTCGTTTTTATATTGACCAGTTATATCGGCAAATCTATCCCTAGAACTAGCGGGAGGAGCTACAATCTGCATATCTTGAACCTTCTTCATATAAGATTGAAcatgatccttgtataaggataACTCCTCTTTATTACCAGATAAACGGTTCAAAGTGTATTCGGTTGAATAAATAATATCTCGCATCATACTTTGCACATCAGGATCAAGCTCGGTCATATATTCACGACTAATTGAGAATTCAGGAGAGCAGTTTGGGGAGGCCTCTTTGCACCATCTATTCAGAATGTATTTTTTGGAAATTCCCTAATGTCCATAAGTCTCAAAACATAGAATATATGTCTACATAGCAAACCAAACTGTTCAAAACGCCTGCTTGAGCAACTGCATGTGCAACCAGACTTACGGAACATTAcctgaaaaacgccaaaaacaatatCTCTATAACGCCATGCATAGAATGTTTGtctaaaaagaaaaaaacacattgcatatgataaaacgccattaacAGAAAACACCATAAAAACCAAAACGCCATTATTTACCTCAAATAAGGATGTACAAGGCTGTTGGAAGTCATTTacataaaacttaacaaacccatcaggCTGATCTTCGTAACGTTGATTTATGCAATCCACAACTCCAATAAGCTCAGCTTGAACATCACAAAAAATACTTTTTGTGTATATATCAACAGCTTACCCTTCCAACAATTTGTAACTACTCTTCAACTGGGGTCTTTTGTATCGAGATTCATGATCATTTTTACGATGTGTGTGATGTTGTGCTTCTATTGCAGTCTCATAATGCGTCATGAACTCAACAAGAGTAGCTTTCGAATTGCACACTTGACCAAAAAAATGATTCTCACTCTCCGACCTGGATGTCGTTCGCATAAGACCAGACATATGCTCCATTCTATAGTATGCAGGGATCCAAGATTCCCTAAGTGCAAAAATATCAGATAGCCAATCATTATCTTCTAATTGAATTCTGTGATAACCGCTTCCCATTCTGATTCAAACTCTTCAGGTGTGAGAATATCCGTCCACACAACACCACAAATACGTTCTTTAAAATTGGTGGAATTGCATAGCCTAACACCAACCTATAAATAACACGAAAACACcatgcataaataaataaaaaaacaaaagacaaaacttaattaaaaaaacagtaaCAAGGTACAAAACGCCATGTATTTTAAAACACAGTGTATCTTAAAACGCCAAAGATAAAAAAAAGCATAACAACCTTCAGAGAAAGTTTATGCATCACATGCCACATGCATAATCGATGCCTCGTGTCAACAAATACAACAGAAATAGCCTTCTTCATCGCTGGATCTTGGTCagtgacaacaacttttggttgagaACCAACAGCTTTTAGAAAAACTCTTAACAACCAAATATACATATCAGCAGTTTCCGACGCTAATAATGTTGCACCAAATGTAACATTGCAGTGATGATTGTCTATACCAGTGAACGGTACAAACACCATATAGTATCTGCATATGAAAACGCCATGAGAAATGAAACaataataaaacgccattgaatgtaaactaataaaacgccattgcatgtaagCTAATAAAATGCCATtgcatataaaatataaaaacgccattgcatgtaaattaataaaacgacaaaaataaagaagttgaattataaaatattacttgttggaacgatacgtggcgtcaaacgaaatcacatcacCAAACACGTGGTAATTATGTTTGGCTTGATCGTCACACCAAAAAAGACCCTTCAAACGATTCTCTTCGTCTTTGATGTAATCATACGAGAAATTAGGCTGGGAATTTTTTTTCATTCAAATGTTTCACAACCACATCGGCATCATATTCCCCTATGAACAAGTTAATTTGCCTCTTATAGTTCTTAAATTCAACTTTGCTTGCACCCACGTCTTCAAAACCGCCAAAACAagtcttcataacattaaacgccTTGACAGGACCTAAATTCAGCTTAGACATGCTGTGTATAACATGCTTCTGGAGCTGAGTGAGGTGTCGTTCAGTTGGAAGAAAATGCTTATCAGGACGTTTAACAAGTTCATGATTGTGCTCCTCGACAAACTTATACACCTTCCAAGATCCATCCTCAAAAAGTACACATGACAGTGCACCACAATCAGTCCTCTTTGAAAAGTTAGATCGCACTACTCGCTCCTTTTGATTGGGGTGCAACGTATCAACCTTCTTGTCCTTATATACCCCAGCTCTCGTACACAAGAAATACTTAATATGTAAGACACCTTTAGAGTTTGTCTTTGTAGTCCCTTTCCTGACTGAAAACCCACACTCCTTGGCATACTTAACATACATTGAATAACAATCATCAAGGCTTGAGAATACCATGTCCTTTCTGGGCTTTAATTCTTCACTGACGTCAGGAATGATAAATGGTAATCCAGTTTTGGGGCAATGCCTTTGACTCGAGGAAGAGACTTCGTCTGAGAAAACACAGGGAGGAACAGAAAAATCAGAAAACAGAGTGATGTCTCGTAATAACATTATACATTAAAACGTCAttaattgaataataaacaaGACATAATAAACACGTAATTTAAAAACAACATGATAAAAAAGCCATGAGATGAATAACTAAAAACacttaacaacataaataattaacaaaatataacatcataatgaaaacgccaaaattaacaaaactaatgtttacacaaattaacaaaatagtaataactgatattcacaaatactactaaataaaatttaaaactaaTCAAATAGATGAAAAACGCCAATGATCGTAAAAACATAAGAAATCCACTAGAACGTAAACgacaattaaaattaatattgAAAACTCCAATTGCAGTTCTTAATAATAGATTAAATATCAATTAAAAcgtgattaaattgcataattgaAATAACGCTATTGAAAATCATACAAcacattataaaaataataatacaaaaacaCGCCATAGAACAATGATAAGAGAACAAAATGCCATATCTGTTGCATGATTTGCTGGAACGATAAATAGAAAACGCCAACGAATTTTACTTTGTCAAACAGAATCCACGTTAAACGCCATAGATCTGAGAAAGCTTGCAAAGGAGGTAACAGCTAACAATAAATCTTTGGATTTTTAATTTGAAAGAGATTTATAACGCGAATAAGGAGGGAACGTATAAAAGGACAATCGTACCCCCGCATAACAATTAGGGCCCCcctgccacgtgttgggccaagatccgttctcaccgttctcacacttttcaccattctctcctgaacccgtttctatatatatatgtatatatatatacatacatatatatatatatgtatatatatatatatatatataagatactTATATAAAACTTAGAACTTTGACGTTATCTAAATATCGAATGTATAATGATATTGTGTTGTGTTGTATGATGTTCGTATTGAATTATTGAGCTTTGAAAAtgttgtgttttgatgaaatatTGACAACTTTATTTGTTGGGTTATCCGATAAACAGAGGAAACTCAGCCCGTTGTTCGTTAAAACTAAATATATAGTTTATTCAAAACCAACGGAAACGCATTAAAACTCgaatacttttataaaataaatataattagttaAAATATGTCGGAATTCGGAAATTATATTTCAAACGCCTAGTATTCGAAAATCATATAAAATAAGTATAATTATTTATATTCGAACGTCGAGATTTTGAATAGCTTTATAAAATAGACATAATGATttgtatttatttcaaacgtcgaTAATTCGAATACTTTCAAATATCTTTATAAAATAAGTAtagttgtttatatttatttcaaacatcgagAGTCcgaatatttttataaaataaatataattgtttatatttatttcaaacatcgagAATCTGAATAtttttataagataaatatagttgtttatatttatttcagaCGTCGAGATTTCgaatattattataaaattattCATTTCAAACGTCTAAACGAAGTACGACGCATTACCATAAGATTATAACACAAAATATTATCTGAGTTATTACAGTAACAAACGAACGAGGTCGATTCCTAACAAGTGTATAACTATATAATTATTTTTGATAGTTATCCACGAGACACGATATTACTATTTCGGCTACACAGCgtttatatacatatacatatacatttacgcttacatacatatatatacatatatttacgTTTGCATATATATGTCTACATCTTACGAAACACTACGACGAGTCGTATTAGTATCCGTCAACGTATATGACGACTATTCTGGAAACGCATGAACACACTGTACGAGTCTATAACGTGTattgtttttatataaaaacttGTTTACGTACACGTACTACCATTTGGAACGACTAACACTATcctataaatatatttatattttatacaaatatatatattttaatcctATTGGAAAACGAAGTGTTCCTAAGACTTAGTAAATATCACCGGCTAAATGGGAACTATCGAGTATTACATTATCGTTCCACAAATTCAACAACACTTTCCCATCGAATCATTGGTTAACGATTTGGTAGAGCTTGGTGACCCGTAGTTTAGCTACATTTCAATAGAAAACTTATAAGTTATTCCTTAATAGGAATGTTATAGATTGCATGCTAGCGAGTCACGTTTTTGAAACGATATTATGGAATCTtattaagctagctttgcactgGATATCGAGGtaagttcataacccccactttttacagttttacatttttataaatgttttcgggggtggaaagatatgcaagttttgcaaaagtacacaatatttcgatgaacgaaaattCATACTtctaaaccatgttgcaaatgaatttcaacaaacccaaatggtttacgaaaggtttatgcaaaacataccggttttacaaaaacaTACGCGTTTTACGAAACATGCATGAGCTACAGACTAGTGACGGGATTGTCCTTGTTACGACGGGACTGGGTTGTCCTGCATACAAATAAGGGGACCGGTTTGTCATGCTTACGAACAATGGGACTGTATGTCCTGCAGACAACTTAAGGACTGGATTGTCCTAAATACAACTAACAGGCTCATGCGGGCATGTTGTCATTATCATACGCGGACATTGACGGTTAAACAAGTTTTGCGAACACAAAGttttacaaatacaaagttttcaTATGACATGCcgaggaaaatgatttttatttcGTTTTCTCAAGATTATTTTAAACctgttatcaaaaagatttatttcaaatctttttcaaacaaactatgaactcgccaactttatgttgatttttcgcatgtttctttctcaggttacatttTCAAATTATGGcatggttggaataggagaacccatggggaTTCGAGTACCTAGCGGGCGTTCACTTTCTAGAAGTTTTAGCATAATATACTTCCTTtatgcaatgaagataccagtcagATCACACCAACTCTGATTTGTGCGGGTGTGACAACATGGAACTTGCAGAATGTCAGGGTAATTCCAGGTTTAACGAAGAAACTTATTTCTGTTAGTCATCTGGATAAACAGGGACTAGATGTTAAGTTTGGTGGTGGGAAGTGGAAGGTGATTGATGGAAATCTTGTTGTTGCCTGTGGGAGGAAACAAGGATCATTGTATTTAGTTGAGGTATCTGCTAAGGGAAGCCGTCTCTGTTAAGCATAAAGTCTGGTTCACTGAATCTAGTAAGCGGAAAAGGGTTCAATTTGCAAACTTGAATCCTGGTGCTTTGGGGATGCCAGTTGAATGTGGTCGGGGTTCTAAGTTTAAGCCAACCAGGGTATTTGGTGATAGTGGGATCACGGGTCGTGTTTCGGGTACAATCACAAAAAGCCGTTGGGTTTTAAAAACAAAGATTCTGACTAAAGAAAAATGCTCTCCTCGAAATAGTTTACAAAATGTGGAGAGTGGTATTAATTCTCGATGTATTTCTGGAGCTGGTGGATCGTGCAAGCTGGTTAAGACCAAGAATGGGTCAGTGACGGTTTAAGTCATGACTAGGTTGGAGCTTGTGGGAGCTTGAACTAGTCTCTCAGGTACTTGATAAGAGGTGTGGTTGCAACTACGTGGCTTAGATGTGACTGACCTCTTAGCTTGCTCTTGGTATTGGAGGCTTGAAAGACTTGAACGTAAACATTACTGAAGTTACTGGTGATGGTTTCTTGGATGCACTTTATGAACTATGCAA
This is a stretch of genomic DNA from Helianthus annuus cultivar XRQ/B chromosome 16, HanXRQr2.0-SUNRISE, whole genome shotgun sequence. It encodes these proteins:
- the LOC110919787 gene encoding protein FAR-RED IMPAIRED RESPONSE 1-like; translated protein: MVFSSLDDCYSMYVKYAKECGFSVRKGTTKTNSKGVLHIKYFLCTRAGVYKDKKVDTLHPNQKERVVRSNFSKRTDCGALSCVLFEDGSWKVYKFVEEHNHELVKRPDKHFLPTERHLTQLQKHVIHSMSKLNLGPVKAFNVMKTCFGGFEDVGASKVEFKNYKRYYMVFVPFTGIDNHHCNVTFGATLLASETADMYIWLLRVFLKAVGSQPKVVVTDQDPAMKKAISVVFVDTRHRLCMWHVMHKLSLKVGVRLCNSTNFKERICGVVWTDILTPEEFESEWEAVITEFN